One stretch of Cryptosporidium parvum Iowa II chromosome 3, whole genome shotgun sequence DNA includes these proteins:
- a CDS encoding histone transcription regulator (HIR1)-like WD40 repeat protein, with protein sequence MKVEKIKEIKAPGDGILSVSFQPHPITERWDKERVAICGEKGVHIWSFEYNGNHKKLAFIESSTCALIKMCRWSQDGKYLAIVDMEQIAIYYKEAGTCSGTPKNLNSVGFGVEEKDTDSNEVFENWTVYTTFSSSDVNECADICWLKGSKVLVNGTISGHLIVYNMEERCQSCNLFIRDIVETSTRNKNIPNSHTEIGHVSGLCSDTRGFFLASQMSSRRLLVFNVEYNKEYGKDTLSKRNCISLSFLLEEERLIINSPCILTFIRRPVFDPLTCLVGCPYGEVGTSYFSCLYPFRDISDIKPFGWEELCKLVNYQAEKQMDDIKSDIWNLHNEGKTSIKGKLELPDAYRLRGHQRRVRLFQFSQTVIKEKDEIFSLCAQSSQDGSLSFWKVIYDLNSKSKIKSIECFLVLTNFMDEQASVTDISFNNLNNTVLIGSDDNKLTLVSFELEEFSLAKNSSKNSHEFYYSSWNYWNFEFTPEKPILQKMDIESSTEEPSLFSKHVSLPVITANEIREHQERTQEAVISSKGTKIRRIQPLNLTEMYSNKSDSKNETSMNGVNSSISSNMQEEKNLNKTSNQSLEYTTKKSSKRSQETKENNSNEIKETLKDQTRSDENKSIRKLSQNEEFERNCEQENAKNSIKGGNQVQINQNISDYQNNQFIKEWMDSIIIPPRLAIEANILIHQKKYKMVIFADNRQIIENINRNRSSSTEIICMRQETLQENQISNISKEMLWYKPISINHVVTHMIRIKDVLLIIYSDILEKKNSIPSSNLDFLNFNTGSILIGGISLPFVLKVVLSESLDMILLVTINGNIKIFQIHGSLNDYESFIPKASTNHLSSGFSINWVLDADWSFLNNHKLVRVDLYSNHKSYPCKDNADFPIIILYFDDGKVFSYSFNISSFVRIDDLDHCRSDFWSLVFPKTYMQILKKSNHHFTKAKLLEQVSEAISAEHQESEIELSSVCLDPRGWLDTDSNLQTQKCFFLREIQQNSRQILLNHQYSRKSDNLIQQKMQCIFESILSTSLFDDYNDEEEEKKDNDIVDEKKKLEPELDLEQASLNEDKMNDSNDLQKLQFQSETKSDQNHSSNKKTAKIKTIKQDLNGNIHHTKMHIEHQIVSSIILKSKSEFRYWFKIYIKFSLDSLDLECIKEITNKVLSLVRESILTNKNHIQTQKQEQSQGYSYYAHTHTQNQSNRQVIAPVWYSLSMLESIDVDPVQILIDDIVPGINDFINLMQNPQGILKISFAKGGGKVQPNIEEFLNQLKKIKERIESQVKSIQEEFETYKNAMLNNSQCLHSSQNSDTNHSLRLDFLDSIFS encoded by the coding sequence AATTAAGATGTGCAGATGGAGTCAAGATGGTAAGTATCTTGCAATTGTGGATATGGAACAAATCgcaatatattataaagaaGCTGGAACCTGTTCAGGAACTCcgaaaaatttgaattctgTTGGATTTGGAGTTGAGGAAAAAGATACAGATTCAAATGAAGTATTTGAGAATTGGACAGTATATACGACATTTTCAAGTAGTGATGTGAATGAATGTGCAGATATCTGTTGGCTTAAAGGGTCAAAGGTATTAGTAAATGGAACCATTTCTGGACATTTAATTGTTTATAATATGGAAGAAAGATGCCAGTCATgcaatttatttattagaGATATTGTTGAAACAAGTACAcgtaataaaaatattccaaatagTCATACAGAAATTGGGCATGTAAGTGGGCTTTGTTCAGATACCCGAGGATTCTTTTTGGCATCCCAAATGAGTAGCCGTCGATTACTCGTTTTTAATgtagaatataataaagaatatgGGAAAGATACTTTATCAAAACGTAATTGTATTTCGTTATCATTTTTACTAGAAGAAGAAcgattaataattaattcccCTTGTATATTAACATTCATTAGAAGACCTGTTTTTGATCCATTAACATGTTTGGTTGGTTGTCCATATGGAGAAGTTGGAACATCATATTTTTCTTGTCTCTATCCGTTTAGAGATATTTCAGATATCAAGCCATTCGGTTGGGAAGAGCTTTGTAAACTTGTAAATTATCAAGCAGAGAAGCAAATGGACGATATTAAATCTGATATTTGGAATTTACATAATGAAGGAAAAACAAGTATTAAAGGTAAGCTCGAGCTTCCAGATGCATATAGATTACGGGGTCACCAAAGAAGAGTAagattatttcaattttctcaaactgttattaaagaaaaggatGAGATATTTTCCTTATGTGCTCAAAGTTCTCAGGATGGCTCTTTAAGCTTTTGGAAGGTTATATATGACTTAAATTCTAAGTCTAAAATTAAGTCCATTGAATGTTTTTTGGTTTTAACTAATTTTATGGATGAGCAGGCCAGTGTTACAGATATttcattcaataatttaaataatacagTTTTGATTGGATCAGATGACAACAAATTAACTCTAGTATCTTTtgaattagaagaattttCACTTGcaaaaaattcttcaaaaaactCTCATGAGTTTTACTATTCAAGTTGGAACTATTGGAACTTTGAATTTACACCTGAAAAGCCTATTTTACAAAAAATGGATATAGAATCATCGACAGAAGAACCCAGCTTATTCTCAAAACATGTTTCTTTACCTGTAATCACAGCAAATGAAATAAGAGAGCATCAAGAACGAACACAAGAAGCAGTTATAAGTAGTAAAGGTACAAAGATTAGGAGAATACAACCTTTGAACCTTACAGAAATGTATAGTAATAAATCTGACAGTAAGAATGAAACTAGCATGAATGGAGTAAACTCTAGCATTAGTTCTAATATgcaagaagaaaaaaatctGAATAAAACTTCTAATCAAAGTCTTGAATATACAACTAAGaaatcttcaaaaagaaGTCAGGAAACTaaggaaaataattcaaatgaaattaaagaaactTTAAAAGATCAAACTAGAAGTGATGAAAACAAATCTATAAGGAAATTATCtcaaaatgaagaatttgaaaggAATTGTGAACAAGAAAATGCtaaaaattctattaaagGAGGAAATCAAGttcaaattaatcaaaatatttctgattatcaaaataatcaattcaTTAAAGAATGGATGgatagtattattattccaCCTAGATTAGCAATTGAagcaaatattttaattcatcaaaaaaaGTATAAAATGGTCATTTTTGCTGATAACAGacaaattattgaaaatattaatagaaataggTCTTCTTCAACTGAAATCATTTGTATGAGACAGGAAACTTTACAAGAAAATCAAAtctcaaatatttcaaaggAAATGTTATGGTATAAACCTATAAGTATTAATCATGTAGTAACTCATATGATTCGTATTAAAGATGTTTTATTGATCATATATTCCGATATTTtagagaagaaaaattcCATTCCAAGCTCtaatttggattttttaaattttaatactGGATCTATTTTAATTGGAGGAATCTCTTTACcttttgtattaaaagTTGTATTGAGTGAATCCCTTGATATGATTCTACTGGTTACAATTAATGgtaatatcaaaattttccAAATCCATGGCTCATTAAATGATTATGAATCATTTATACCTAAAGCATCAACTAATCATTTATCTTCTGGTTTTAGTATTAATTGGGTCTTAGATGCAGACTGgtcatttttaaataatcataaACTTGTTAGAGttgatttatattcaaaccATAAGTCTTATCCATGCAAGGATAATGCTGATTTCCCCAttataattctttattttgatgATGGAAAGGTTTTTTCTTATTCGTTCAATATCTCAAGCTTTGTTAGAATTGATGATTTAGACCATTGTAGATCAGATTTTTGGTCTTTGGTTTTTCCAAAAACCTATATgcaaattttaaagaagagCAATCATCACTTCACTAAAGCTAAATTACTTGAACAAGTTTCTGAGGCTATATCTGCTGAACATCAGGAATCTGAGATAGAACTTAGTAGTGTTTGTTTGGATCCAAGGGGATGGCTTGATACTGATTCTAACCTTCAGACTCaaaaatgtttttttttaagagAAATCCAACAGAATTCTCGTCAAATACTGCTTAATCATCAGTATTCGAGAAAATCGGATAATCTTATTCAACAGAAAATGCAATGTATATTTGAAAGCATTCTAAGTACTTCTTTGTTTGATGATTACAATGACgaagaagaggaaaaaaaGGATAATGATATTGTCgatgaaaaaaagaaactgGAACCAGAGTTAGACTTAGAACAAGCAAGTTTAAATGAAGATAAGATGAATGATTCCAATGATTTACAGAAACTCCAATTTCAAAGTGAAACTAAATCCGATCAAAATCACTcttctaataaaaaaacaGCCAAGattaaaacaattaaaCAAGATTTAAATGGAAATATTCATCACACAAAAATGCATATTGAACACCAAATAGTATCTAGTATTATACTTAAATCCAAGTCAGAATTTAGGTATTGgttcaaaatttatatcAAATTCTCTCTTGATTCTTTGGATTTGGAATGTATTAAAGAAATCACAAATAAAGTCTTATCTCTAGTAAGAGAAAGCATTCTAACTAATAAGAATCATATTCAAACACAGAAACAAGAACAAAGTCAAGGTTACAGTTATTATGCGCATACTCATACTCAAAACCAGTCAAATAGACAAGTTATTGCTCCTGTATGGTATAGTCTATCAATGTTGGAATCCATTGATGTTGATCCAGTACAAATTCTTATTGATGATATTGTTCCTGGAATAAATGATTTCATAAACCTTATGCAAAACCCACAAGGCATTCTGAAAATCAGCTTCGCAAAAGGGGGAGGTAAAGTTCAACCAAACATTGAAGAATTTCTAAACcaactaaaaaaaattaaggAAAGAATAGAAAGTCAAGTAAAATCTATACAGGAAGAGTTTGAGACATATAAGAACGCTATGCTAAATAATTCTCAATGTTTACATTCCTCTCAGAATTCAGACACAAACCATTCATTACGTCTTGACTTTCTCGATTCcatattttcttaa
- a CDS encoding sugar transporter with 12 transmembrane domains translates to YIGSIYTAEMANYSLNCCLIALSVSLLFGINLSILNFTGPYVLLDYELCGKEGTLLERSNCENGSYAMYKMTLAFFTASLLSCFAVKYVVGRSRTFGLKVALIPFAVGGILSSFAPNFKIFCIGRFISGASLGLSAASVTYISEISPKHRRGLYTTLFGLFIPAGQTISYILGVFLPIIKYLDESDLEFYILYCRFLFLIPTIISLIMIIAVRFYCKDETPCFLLSKGRFSEAEELLYKIYQDTSVVSSEMESLLTSNRRSIEEDKISQNVSYSMLFSRKYILPTFVTLVITVGVSGSGIGIFAQKMNSLIESASGLPQEKVIYIVIFTSAFETVSCFFGGHLIEKFGRRNVAIIGSATNSLSLLLLGLFTIFKNYISSVVIPVVSIIVFSTFLASFQLALSPVLWAYVPEALPTEIRSTGMGLSSILNWLVSLIYIPLSYIISDLSVYALSSICCGILSIICFFFMKETKGCSVSPYEEDSVKNPDL, encoded by the coding sequence TATATTGGTTCTATATATACAGCAGAAATGGCAAACTATAGTTTAAATTGCTGTTTAATAGCTTTAAGCGTTTCTTTGTTATTTGGGATAAACTTGTCCATATTAAACTTCACAGGTCCCTATGTGCTTTTGGATTATGAATTATGTGGGAAAGAAGGAACTCTCTTGGAGAGATCAAACTGTGAAAATGGATCTTATGCAATGTATAAGATGACTTTGGCATTCTTTACAGCATCTTTATTGAGTTGTTTTGCTGTTAAATATGTTGTAGGAAGAAGTCGTACTTTTGGACTTAAAGTGGCTTTAATTCCTTTTGCTGTTGGTGGAATTTTATCCAGTTTTGCCCctaatttcaaaatcttttgTATTGGAAGATTTATAAGTGGAGCCTCTTTAGGACTTTCAGCTGCTTCAGTTACATATATTTCCGAGATTTCACCAAAACATAGAAGAGGTTTGTATACAACTCTTTTTGGTCTATTTATCCCTGCAGGGCAAACAATTTCATATATTTTGGGAGTATTTCTACCAATTATAAAGTATTTGGATGAATCTGATCTAGAATTTTATATTCTCTACTGTAGATTCCTTTTCTTAATTCCCACAATAATctcattaataatgattattGCAGTCCGCTTCTATTGTAAAGATGAAACTCCTTGTTTCTTATTATCAAAGGGAAGATTTTCAGAGGCTGAAGAGCTTCTTTATAAGATTTATCAAGATACTTCAGTTGTTTCAAGTGAAATGGAATCCTTATTAACAAGTAATAGGAGAAGCATTGAAGAGGATAAGATAAGTCAAAATGTATCTTATTCAATGCTATTCAGCAGAAAGTACATTCTTCCAACATTTGTAACTCTTGTTATAACTGTTGGAGTAAGTGGAAGTGGAATTGGTATTTTCGCTCAAAAGAtgaattcattaattgaatCAGCCTCTGGTCTTCCTCaagaaaaagttatttataTTGTAATATTTACTTCAGCATTTGAGACAGTTTCTTGTTTCTTTGGAGGACATTTAATTGAGAAATTTGGAAGAAGAAATGTTGCAATTATTGGTTCTGCAACTAACTCACTATCTCTACTTCTTCTTGGattatttacaatttttAAGAACTACATTTCCAGCGTTGTTATTCCAGTTGTTTCAATTATTGTATTTTCTACCTTCCTTGCTTCATTCCAGCTAGCTCTTTCACCAGTATTATGGGCATATGTTCCAGAAGCACTTCCAACAGAAATCCGATCTACAGGAATGGGTCTATCGTCAATCTTAAATTGGTTGGTCAGTTTGATTTACATACCTCTATCTTACATTATTTCGGATTTGAGTGTGTATGCTTTATCATCCATTTGTTGTGGTATTCTTTCCATTATTTGCTTCTTCTTTATGAAAGAAACTAAGGGATGCTCAGTATCACCATATGAAGAAGATTCAGTTAAGAATCCAGATCTCTGA
- a CDS encoding conserved protein with UAS domain, possible ubiquitin protein, which translates to FHHYLILLDNINMVSNEEIENFINISGCTDSQIAKMYLEMYPGDMNSAINEYFSNLGNETTSNINNSNPGNNLFHDEEDVRTPIPSFNDQLIPDDHNALNSSQFMQNGRVVHTDDLLPPVDDFSTQMFSPPQIIMFCEPFEIAKEKAKSQKKLILVNIQSPNEFSSMILNRDIWNDSLIIEFIQEHFIFWQRSSNTPEGNEWLNLYNISKLPHVSVVDPRTGRQLKVWDVAKSFSDSISASSEIIEFLESENTLRAFNRMSTNSNSTSHEATNSILPNVSNQTSDSFITNTSISTTQAPQDTLSSQDSLQSQSNTQVQVPTINSELAMLHMERMRRKNSEKK; encoded by the coding sequence tttcatcattatttaatcttATTGGACAATATAAATATGGTTTCAAAcgaagaaattgaaaattttattaatatttcgGGTTGCACTGACTCTCAAATTGCAAAGATGTATTTGGAAATGTATCCAGGAGACATGAATAGTGCAATTAATGAGTATTTTTCGAACTTAGGTAATGAAACCACAAGCAATATAAATAACAGCAATCctggaaataatttatttcatgatgaagaagatgtTAGAACCCCAATACCATCCTTTAATGACCAACTTATTCCTGACGACCACAATGCCTTAAATTCTTCTCAATTCATGCAAAATGGAAGAGTTGTTCACACTGATGATCTTCTTCCTCCAGTTGATGATTTCTCTACTCAAATGTTTTCTCCACctcaaattattatgttTTGTGAACCTTTTGAAATTGCCAAAGAAAAGGCCAAGTCTCagaaaaagttaattttaGTTAATATTCAGAGCCCAAATGAGTTCTCCTCCATGATTTTAAACAGGGATATATGGAATGATTCTTTGATCattgaatttattcaaGAGCATTTCATTTTCTGGCAGAGAAGTTCAAATACTCCTGAAGGAAATGAATGGTTGAATTTATATAACATATCCAAGCTCCCACATGTTTCTGTTGTCGATCCTAGAACAGGCAGACAACTCAAAGTTTGGGATGTTGCTAAATCTTTTTCAGACTCTATTTCAGCTTCTTCcgaaattattgaatttctCGAGTCTGAGAATACACTTAGAGCTTTTAATAGAATGTCAACCAATTCAAACAGTACAAGTCATGAAGCTACTAATTCTATTCTTCCAAATGTTTCTAACCAAACTTCCGATTCTTTTATTACTAATACCAGTATTAGCACTACGCAAGCCCCTCAAGATACTCTTTCAAGTCAAGATTCACTTCAATCTCAGTCAAATACTCAAGTACAGGTTCCAACAATTAATTCTGAATTAGCAATGCTTCATATGGAAAGGATGAGAAGGAAAAATTCTGAGAAAAAATAG
- a CDS encoding conserved protein, COG SSU ribosomal protein S8E, whose product MPQNEYIELHRKRHGYRFDHFEKKRKFESRKVHKDSQHAQKLRGIKAKLYNKKRYAEKATLRKLVKANEEKDAVEKDPENVQKGAVPSYLLDREGVNRTKILSNMIKQKRKEKSAKWQVPIPKIKALNEDEMFKILRTGKRQKKSWKRVVNKVCFVGNDFTRKPPKLERYIRPTGLRFKKAHVTHPELKTTFYLDIVSIKKNPQSQLYTTLGVITKGTIIEVNVSELGLVTQTGKVVWAKYAQVTNNPEIDGCINAVLLV is encoded by the coding sequence ATGCCTCAgaatgaatatattgaattacACAGAAAACGCCACGGATATAGGTTTGATCactttgaaaagaaaagaaagtttGAATCACGAAAAGTCCACAAAGATTCTCAACATGCTCAAAAACTCAGAGGTATAAAGGCTAAGCTTTACAATAAGAAGAGATATGCTGAAAAGGCCACTTTGAGAAAGTTAGTCAAAGCTAACGAGGAGAAAGATGCAGTTGAAAAGGACCCAGAAAATGTACAGAAAGGTGCAGTTCCATCATACTTGTTGGACCGTGAGGGAGTTAATCGAACAAAGATTCTAAGTAATATGATAAAGCAGAAAAGAAAGGAAAAATCTGCAAAGTGGCAAGTACCtattccaaaaattaaGGCTTTGAATGAAGATGAAATGTTCAAAATCTTAAGAACTGGTAAGAGACAGAAGAAATCATGGAAGAGAGTTGTCAATAAAGTTTGTTTTGTCGGAAATGACTTTACTAGAAAACCACCAAAGCTCGAGAGATACATTAGGCCAACTGGGCTAAGATTTAAAAAGGCTCATGTTACACATCCAGAACTTAAGACCACTTTTTACCTTGATATTGTTTCCATCAAGAAAAATCCACAAAGTCAACTATATACTACATTAGGTGTAATTACTAAAGGTACTATAATTGAAGTAAATGTTAGTGAACTAGGTCTTGTTACACAAACCGGTAAAGTTGTATGGGCAAAGTATGCTCAGGTAACTAATAATCCAGAAATTGATGGTTGCATTAATGCTGTTTTATTAGTTTAA